GGCATCCGCAAGGCAGTGCAGGCACCGTGGCGCTGGGTGGTGCTGGACAGCGGCTATCTGTCGCGGCCGCTGCCGCGCGTGACCGGTGCGCGCGCCACGCTACCGGGCGGCTGAGCCAACCACTGTGCCAGCGGCGTCGGTTCGGCAGCGCCGGGGCCGCGCTGCAGCGCCGTCAGCGCCTGCGCGCCCTGCTCGGCGTCGAGCTCCTGCAACGGCTCGAAGCGCTCCGCCACCCACACCGCCATCGGCATGCCGTCCAGGTACGCCACCCGATTGCCCGGCACCCGCGCGACCCGCTCGCCGGGCAGCAGACTGCCGAGCAGATTGGCCGGGTCGCTTGCGCTGACGCAGATCCATTGGTGTTGCGGCGCCTGTGCGCGCACGCGGCGCAAGGCGGCAATCGCCTCCGGCAGCGCGAACTGCTCGCCGGACAGACCGGAGATGAAACGGCCACCACGGATCTCGCCGCGCGCTTCCAGGCGTTGATACATGCGCAACAACTCGCGCCACGGCGGCAGCCATGCGGCTTCACGTTCCAGCAGCCGCCAGCACACCACGCCATAGCGGCGCAGCAGTGTGCGGGCCAGGTGTTCCAGCATGTCCTGGTGGCGTTCGCCTGCTTCCGCCAGTGGCAGGTCCGGCAACGCACGCACCGGTGCCCAGCGGCCGGCATCGCGAATGCCCAACGCGCTGGCGCGGCGACGGTGGCGCGACAACGCCGAAGGTCGTTTGGACGCAGGCACCAGCAGTGCCCGCAGCCCGGCGTAGCTGTCGCAGTGCACGCGGCCGCGCATGACCAGTTCGCTCAGTGCGTCTTCCAGCTCGGTGCCCATCAGACGCGCGGTATCGGCAATCTCATCGAAGAACAGCGCGCCCTGCTGCTGCAATACCTCTGCCACGCGCTGTGCGCGCGAACCCAGCGGTTCTTCGTCGGCAACACGTGCCAGGCCGCTCCAGCGCTGCGCCTGCCGCCGCGGCAGCAGTACGATCGGGGTTGACCGCAACGCGGCGCCGCTGCGGCCGCCACCGGGGCGCAGCCGCGCCCACACGGTGCGTCCAGCGGTGCACAGTTCATCCAGCCACGCCGATTGGTAGTCGCGCACGCGTGCCGGCAGCAGTTCGGTTTCCCAGAGCACCGCCGGTGCTTCGAAGCCTTCCAGCTGCCCGACCACGCCGGCCAGCGCATCGGGGCCGGCAACCCGGCCGGTGCAGTCCAAGTGCTGCCATTCGAACAGGAAACGCGCGTAGTCGCGCTGCGACACCGGCTCGATCTCGCGCCGCAGCCGCCCCAGGGTGTAGCGATGGATGCGCGCCAGCAGGTGCCGCTCGCACCACTCTTCCGCCGCTGCCTGCGCGCTGAAACGCCCGGCCATGACATAGCCTTCGCGCTGCAGTGCCGCCAACGCCAGTGCAACGTCGGTCTCGGGCAGGCGCAGCGCGCGTGCCAGCGCCGGCACCTGCGCCGGGCCGACGGCCGACAGGCGCCCGCGCAGCAGTTCGCGCACGGCCCAGTCGCGCTGCCAGTCGGCAACCTGGCAGTCGAGCGGCGCCTGCAACGGCGGTTGCGCCACTGCGTCCGGGTACAACGGCATGAACCAGGCGATGCGCTCGGCGCTCACCCACAGCGCAGGCGCAGCGTCGATCGCCAGGCAACTGGCGCGGCCATCGGCGACCAGCGCCGCCAGCCAGGCCTGCCACGAGGCGTCGGTGGCTTCCTCAACCGGCAGCACGCCCAGGCCCACCAGCGCCTCGTGCATTTCGTCAGCATCGCGCGGTTGCGGCCAGGCTTCTTCGCGTACCGCTGCGATCGCCTGCGGATCCAGCTGCCCCAGATCGTCGCTGCTCTGCGGCGTATAGCGGCGGCTCTGCACGGCCTGGGTGCGGCGCTCTTCCAACGGCGCATCGTCCAGAAATGCGTACGGGCGTGCGTTCAAGGCTTCCGCCGCCAGCGGCGATGGCGCCGCCAGGTCGCGTGCCAGCAGCGTGATCGCACCGGATTCCAGACCACGCAACACCTGCAGCCAGCCCTCGCTGTCCATGGACTGGTGCAGGCAGTCCTCCAGTGTCTGCGCCACCAGCGGGTGGTCCGGCACCTCGCGCTCGCCGACCAGGTTCTCCGCGCACGCCACCTGGTCCGGGAACACCGTGGCCAGCAGGTCTTCGGACTTCATGCGTTGCAGCTGCGGCGCCACCTTGTTACCGCCAGTGAAACGCGGCAGCGCCATCGCATTGGTGGCATTCCAGCGCCAGCGCACGCCGAACAATGGCGCATCCAGCAATGCCTGGATCAGCACATGCTCGGCAGACGACGAATGCAGGTAACGGCCAACCTCCTCCAGCGCGAAACTGTGGCTGGTGGACAGCGACAACACGATGGCGTCTTCGGTGGCGGCAGCCTGCAGTTCGAAGTTGAAGGTGCGGCAGAAGCGTTTGCGCAGCGCCAGGCCCCATGCACGATTGATGCGGCTGCCATAGGGCGAGTGGATCACCAGCTGGGTGCCGCCGCTGGCGTCGAAGAAACGCTCCATCACCAGGCACTGGCGGGTCGGCATGGCACCCAGCGCCGTGCAGGCCTGCGCCAGATAGTCCACCACCTGCTGCGCCGCTTCCGGCGCCATGCCCAGCTCGTCGCACAACCAGGCGCGCGCGGCCGGATGCGGAATCGTGTCCAGTCGCGCCGCGATCTCGCCACGCAGACGCGACAAGGCCACCGACAGCTCGTCGCTGCGACCGGGTGCCTCGCCCAGCCAGAACGGAATGTTCGGCGGCGCGCCCTTGGCGTCTTCCACGCGCACGCGCCCGGCCTCCACGCGCAGGATGCGGTAACTGGCATTGCCGAGCTGGAACACATCGCCGGTGAGGCTCTCCACTGCGAAATCTTCATTCACCGTCCCGATCTTGTCGGCCTGCGGCTCCAGCACCACGCTGTAGTCGCCGGTTTCCGGAATGGTGCCGCCGGAGGTGAGCGCGGTCATGCGCGCACCGCGCCGCGCATGCAGCCGGCGATGCACCGCATCGCGATGCAGATAGCCTGCGCGCGGGCCAAGCCGGGTACTGAAGCCATCGCACAGCATGCGCACCACGCCGTCGAAGCTGGCGCGGCTCAGCTGCGCGAACGGCCACGCCCGGCGTACCAGCGCAAACAACGCATCTTCGTCCCAGTCCTCGCAGGCCGCTTCGGCCACGATCTGCTGGGCCAGCACGTCCAGCGGCGCCAGCGGAATGCGCAGGGTATCCAGCTCGCCTCGGCGCACGCTGTCCAGCAGCGCGGCGCATTCGACCAGCTCGTCGCGGGTCTGCGCAAACAGGCGCGCCTTGGGCGTGCCGCCGACCTTGTGTCCTGAGCGTCCGGCACGTTGCAGGAAGGTGGCGATCGAGCGCGGCGAACCGAGCTGGCACACCAGATCGACATCGCCGATATCCAGCCCCAGTTCCAGCGAGGCGGTGGCCACCAGCACGGTGAGGTCGCCGGCCTTGAGCCGCTGCTCGGCCAGCAGGCGCGTCTCGCGCGACAGGCTGCCATGGTGTGCTGCGACCCGTTGCTTGCCGAGCAGGTCGCCCAGATGCCGCGCGGCGCGTTCGGCCATGCGCCGCGTATTGACGAACACCAGCGTGGTGCGATGCTGCTGCGCCAGCGTGGCCACCTCGGCATAGACCTGCAGCCATTGATCGTTGGACATCACCACGCTCAGCGGCGTGGGCGGCAATGCCAGTGCCAGGTCGCGCGCGCGCGCGTAGCCGATGTCCACGATCTCGCACTGCGGCGCTGCACCGTCCTCACCCACACCGACGAGAAATTGCGCCACCGTCTCGATCGGCTTCTGCGTGGCCGACAGCCCCACCCGCACGATCGGCCGCTCGGCCAGGCGCTGCAGCCGCTCCAGCGTCAGGCTCAGATGGCTGCCGCGCTTGTCGGCGGCCACTGCATGGATTTCGTCGACGATGACGGTACGCACATGCCGCAGCGCATCGCGCCCGGACGCCGACCCCAGCAGCACGTACAGGGATTCCGGTGTGGTCACTAGGATATGCGGCGGTACCCGCCGCGCCTGCGCGCGCTCGCGCTGCGGCGTATCGCCGGTACGCACCGCCGTACGCACCGCCACATCCGGCAGCCCGTTGGCAGCCAACGCCGCGCGGATACCCTGCAGCGGCGCCTCCAGATTGAGATGAATATCGTTGGACAAGGCCTTCAGCGGCGATACGTAGACCACACGGGTTTCGTCCGGCAACGCGCCACCATTGTCCAGGCCGTCGCGGATCAGGCCATCGATGGCGGCGAAGAACGCAGTCAAGGTCTTGCCCGACCCGGTGGGCGCGGCCACCAGCGTGTGCCGCCCGGCCTGGATCGCCGGCCACGCCGCACTCTGCGCCGGCGTGGGCGCAGCAAAGGTCTGCGCGAACCAGCCGGCGACCACAGGATGAAATTGCTGCAGAACAGGATGCATGGGCGATACCAGTCGCAGATGACCCGCCCGGGCGGCAGGCCGAACGGGGTCAACGCAGAATGTAAATTCAATGCGGAAATGTCTCTGTGAGGTGGCGCCGCTGAGGCGCGGATGCAAGCCGGCATCTGCAATGGTGGTGAACGGATTCACGGGCGTATGCTGCCGATCTCACTTCTGCCTCCCTCGCTCCCCAGGCAACCTCGAGAAGGCAGCGTCATGAGGGCGCGGCCATCCTCCCCCACGGCGAGAATGGTGCCGGTCACGCGACTGAGACTTCAACGCCGCCCCCCCGACATCGCTGCGCCGATCAGCGCAGATCCACGGTCTTGCGATTGTCGAGCAAGCAAGGCCATGGCACATTGGTGCCATGCCTAGTCTCATCGTCTTCATGATCGTTGGTGCGGCGATCGTCGCGTTCTGGAACTGCTCGCGTGCCGCTGCCGAACGCGCCGAGGTGTTGGGCCGCAATGCCTGCCGTGCCGCCGATGTGCAGTGGCTGGATCAAAGCGTGCACTCCACCGGAATCCGACTTTGCCGCATGCCCACTGGCTGGCTGGGGTTCGAGCGGACCTTCCGCTTCGACTATTCCTACGACGGCGTGGATCGCCACAGCGGCAAGCTGGTGCTGCGCGGCGATCAACTGATCGCCTTCACCGGCCCGCAGGTGGCCAGCGTGCGGGCGTTGCACCCCGAGCAGGAGCGCCTGGAATGAGGCGCCGCAAGCTGTAGCGCTTGGAATGCGACTGCACACCTCGAACGCTGCTAAAGCGTTGCAGCAACGCACGTCGATGTCGTCGACTGGTCAGACCTGCGATCAGATCTACCAAGCATTCCGGCACGTGCCGGGTTCGCTGGCGGCGCTCGTCCTTCATGGCCGCGGCGAGAAGATCCGTCGCTTGATGGGCAACGCACGTGCAGCTTGTTCACTTGCCTGCCGTCAAATCCTCGGGCACCGGCTCATAGCCATTGCGCCGGCCGCTCAGCCAGCGTAGTTCCCGCTTGCCTTCACCGCGCAGATGCAGTTGCGCAAACACGCACAGCGGCCGCGCAAGATCGGCAGCTTTCAGCGGGCGCGGTTTGCTGGCGACTTCGAGAGTGAGAAAGTGCGCTTCATCGGGCGTGTCGGTATAGCTGCGTGCGATCAGGCAGGCCGCACCGTCGGTGAAGCGATAGAGGTCGTACTCGTAGTAGTAGTCGTATGCGCCGGACGCATCCGGCTCACTGCAATCGACATGACGGGTGCGCTCCACTTGTATTGGAACGCTCCCCTCGCGCATGTCGGCCGGCCTACTTGACCACGCGCAGATGCGGACGCTTGCCGCCACTGGGTGGCTCGTCCGGGGCCGGCGCACTTGGCGGCGGCGTGCCGGGATCCGGCGGCTCGCTGCTGGTACCAGGGATGTCGTCCGGCAACGCCATACCCTGCCCGGTCTCGCGCGCATACACCGCCAGCACGGCGGCCATCGGCACCATCACCGGGTGGCTTACGCCGCCGAAGCGCGCAGTGAAGCTGACGCTTTCGTTAACGACCTGCAGCCCGACCACGGCGCGCTCGGCGATATTCAAGACAACACGTCCGTCCTTGACGGCGCTGGCGGGCACCTGCACGCCAGGCAGCCCTGCGTCCACCAGGACGTGCGGCGTCATGCCGTTATCGTTGATCCATTCGACCAAGGCCCGCAGCAGGTACGGGCGATGGCTGGTCATGCGGGGGAAATCTTCGCTCATGGCGTCATTTTACCCGGACACGGCCCGCAGCGGCGGCCACGCAGTCGCAACACGGTCTGTTGGCATACAGCCGTCGCATCAGCCCGGCAGGTCGCGCAGCTTTTTTTCCTGCTCGGTGAGGCTGCGAATGAAGCCAGGGTTGCGGAAGATCCGGTTGCCGTAGTCCTCGATCACCTTGCCGTCCTTGGGCAGGCCGATTTCCAATGCGTCCAGTCGCCAGATGATCGGCGCCATCGCGCAATCGGCCAGACTCATTTCCGGGTTGAGGAAGAACTTGCTGGCCTTGAACAGCGGCACCGATGCGGTGAGCAGTTCCTTCAGACGCTTGCGGCCGGCTTCGGCCTGGGTCTTGTTGCCGAGCTGGATCGCCTGCACCTGCGGCACCCAATCGTGCTCGATGCGCAGCATCGCCAGACGCAGGCGCGCACGCGACAGCGGGTCGACCGGCATCAACGGCGGATGCGGGTAGCGCTCGTCCAGGTATTCGCTGACCACCGATGCGGCGTACAGCACCAGGTCGCGCTCGACCAGGGTCGGCACCGAGTGATAGGGATTGAGATCGATCAGATCTTCGGGGGGATTCTGCGGGTCGACCGGCACCAGGTCGTAGGTCACCCCTTTCGCCGCCAGCACCAGACGGACCCGGTGGCACAACACGTCATCGTTGGACGAAAACAAGGTCAAGGTATTGCGCATACGCACACTCGTCGCCATTCAAGGCTCTCCGACGACCGGAATCCGCCGGCCGCATCGGCGCGGCCGGCCCAACGCCGACCGTCACCACGGTCTATCGAGTGTGCAATCACGTCACGCAAAAGCCAAGAGTGATAGGGCTTATTCATGCTCGGACGGCGGATGCCGTTGCGGGATTGTCAGCGACACGTGGTGATGTGCGCCGTTTCCGCACACTGATGCATCCTTTGACACGCGATCGAGATGTCGACAGCTGCCGGCGCCGGCCATCGCGCAGCAGCAGCCA
The window above is part of the Xanthomonas cassavae CFBP 4642 genome. Proteins encoded here:
- a CDS encoding glutathione S-transferase N-terminal domain-containing protein; translation: MATSVRMRNTLTLFSSNDDVLCHRVRLVLAAKGVTYDLVPVDPQNPPEDLIDLNPYHSVPTLVERDLVLYAASVVSEYLDERYPHPPLMPVDPLSRARLRLAMLRIEHDWVPQVQAIQLGNKTQAEAGRKRLKELLTASVPLFKASKFFLNPEMSLADCAMAPIIWRLDALEIGLPKDGKVIEDYGNRIFRNPGFIRSLTEQEKKLRDLPG
- a CDS encoding DUF3301 domain-containing protein encodes the protein MPSLIVFMIVGAAIVAFWNCSRAAAERAEVLGRNACRAADVQWLDQSVHSTGIRLCRMPTGWLGFERTFRFDYSYDGVDRHSGKLVLRGDQLIAFTGPQVASVRALHPEQERLE
- a CDS encoding DEAD/DEAH box helicase, which translates into the protein MHPVLQQFHPVVAGWFAQTFAAPTPAQSAAWPAIQAGRHTLVAAPTGSGKTLTAFFAAIDGLIRDGLDNGGALPDETRVVYVSPLKALSNDIHLNLEAPLQGIRAALAANGLPDVAVRTAVRTGDTPQRERAQARRVPPHILVTTPESLYVLLGSASGRDALRHVRTVIVDEIHAVAADKRGSHLSLTLERLQRLAERPIVRVGLSATQKPIETVAQFLVGVGEDGAAPQCEIVDIGYARARDLALALPPTPLSVVMSNDQWLQVYAEVATLAQQHRTTLVFVNTRRMAERAARHLGDLLGKQRVAAHHGSLSRETRLLAEQRLKAGDLTVLVATASLELGLDIGDVDLVCQLGSPRSIATFLQRAGRSGHKVGGTPKARLFAQTRDELVECAALLDSVRRGELDTLRIPLAPLDVLAQQIVAEAACEDWDEDALFALVRRAWPFAQLSRASFDGVVRMLCDGFSTRLGPRAGYLHRDAVHRRLHARRGARMTALTSGGTIPETGDYSVVLEPQADKIGTVNEDFAVESLTGDVFQLGNASYRILRVEAGRVRVEDAKGAPPNIPFWLGEAPGRSDELSVALSRLRGEIAARLDTIPHPAARAWLCDELGMAPEAAQQVVDYLAQACTALGAMPTRQCLVMERFFDASGGTQLVIHSPYGSRINRAWGLALRKRFCRTFNFELQAAATEDAIVLSLSTSHSFALEEVGRYLHSSSAEHVLIQALLDAPLFGVRWRWNATNAMALPRFTGGNKVAPQLQRMKSEDLLATVFPDQVACAENLVGEREVPDHPLVAQTLEDCLHQSMDSEGWLQVLRGLESGAITLLARDLAAPSPLAAEALNARPYAFLDDAPLEERRTQAVQSRRYTPQSSDDLGQLDPQAIAAVREEAWPQPRDADEMHEALVGLGVLPVEEATDASWQAWLAALVADGRASCLAIDAAPALWVSAERIAWFMPLYPDAVAQPPLQAPLDCQVADWQRDWAVRELLRGRLSAVGPAQVPALARALRLPETDVALALAALQREGYVMAGRFSAQAAAEEWCERHLLARIHRYTLGRLRREIEPVSQRDYARFLFEWQHLDCTGRVAGPDALAGVVGQLEGFEAPAVLWETELLPARVRDYQSAWLDELCTAGRTVWARLRPGGGRSGAALRSTPIVLLPRRQAQRWSGLARVADEEPLGSRAQRVAEVLQQQGALFFDEIADTARLMGTELEDALSELVMRGRVHCDSYAGLRALLVPASKRPSALSRHRRRASALGIRDAGRWAPVRALPDLPLAEAGERHQDMLEHLARTLLRRYGVVCWRLLEREAAWLPPWRELLRMYQRLEARGEIRGGRFISGLSGEQFALPEAIAALRRVRAQAPQHQWICVSASDPANLLGSLLPGERVARVPGNRVAYLDGMPMAVWVAERFEPLQELDAEQGAQALTALQRGPGAAEPTPLAQWLAQPPGSVARAPVTRGSGRDR
- a CDS encoding ClpXP protease specificity-enhancing factor, with the protein product MSEDFPRMTSHRPYLLRALVEWINDNGMTPHVLVDAGLPGVQVPASAVKDGRVVLNIAERAVVGLQVVNESVSFTARFGGVSHPVMVPMAAVLAVYARETGQGMALPDDIPGTSSEPPDPGTPPPSAPAPDEPPSGGKRPHLRVVK